AAGCATGCATGTTCTTGAATTCTTTAATCTAAACCGAACCAACCAACCTTATTACGAGTAGATAATCCTGGTGTCGGTTTGACCGGCCTGCCTTGCACCGCCTTTGCCTGCCAGCGCATTGCCTCCATTTTCGTATCCCTGCACCCCTTCGTTGTTCGTTCTCGCCTGGCCTGCTATTGACTGAAGAACTTTGAGACCCTTCGCTCTACCAACTAGTGACCATACTTTTTTTTaatctctctcacacacacgtTCAGGGTCTCGCTCACCGGCGTAGTGGCCGGTATGGTTTTGTAGCGCGTCagtgaatagtgacactttgactgtttattacggtgtcaaacaaagtcagtttacaaaaccaactccagaaccccgcgctagtgaccctgaaaaatttaatgaggcatttgaccacgcgattagaggatggttactgtagcatcactgtagcaaatcatcgattaattaccgtcattagattcgtcatgaaaagttacacccattcctaaaattttttttgcaaatagacttcgttCAGTCCTTCATGCGAGAAAGATTTTTTTCTAACGGTAGGATTCTAGCGCGCATCCAAGCGGGGCCAGTGTCTGCATAAATAAGGGTGCTAAAGGACCAGCAGCCACAGCAGCGGTATCTATCTCCGTTGTCACATCACACGAGCTATGACTTGTGCCAGCGGGGAGAAGGAAAAAGGGCGGATCAGAAGACAACAAAAGTTGCAACAACCAAGGTTCCTAAAGGCTCACAATGCGGCACATGATGGTAGGACGAGCAAGTACCAGTACTTTCCATGTCAGCAGGGGTTGGGCCCACAGGCCAGCTGGGTTCCGAGGAAAGGCCCTGGGTATCTAGATTCCACACACAATGGCAAGCCCACACTCAAAACTAAAGCTAGCTCCCCTGTTTGTGATTAAGAGATGGGCAACAACTAACAGGCCAGCAATGCAAAGAAACCTTCCCTGCTCCCCCCCATGTTCAATCATTGCCGGTGTGAAATGGGGAGAGAGGTATCATGCGTGCACGATTAACATAACATTAGGAGGACTTCGGTGCCAACAACCAATTGCCGGTAAAAGTACGACGGCAACAGCCTCAAAATCTTCtgccttcctttttttttttttgcaaaacagagGTGGAATTTCATTTCATTAAGCCATGTTTAGGTCACAATCTCTACACATTAGGTGCTCAAGCCAGCAGCAGCGAGGCAGCCAGCAGCAAGCCCAGCTGCCGAACGGCAggagcagccagcagcagccgcgAGCAGCCCAATGACTAGCAGCTGAACACGGTGAATATGTGCAAACCCTATTTTGGTTTCTACTACATTTGTACAAAATCCACCGTACCTCTCGGTGCACCTTAGCGATACAGTAACTTCCTGGACAAGGAAGGCGAGACGATTCTGTTAAGACGTAGCTTACCTTCTTCTAACTTTGGATGAGTGACATGTGGGTCCGGTGCCACGCACACGTCAGCCACTGAGGCATGAGACTTGTCCGAGAATGCCAGCCGCAGGCCACACGGTGTTGAATCACTTGTGTTTTGTGTTTAGATGCCAaaaatttttggcaaaaaacatcacatcacatATTTGAACActtactaaatgaagtctatttagactctgtttagttctcaaaaaaatttctacagtacccatcacatcgaatgttcggacatATATGGAGCATTGAGGGCGGGTTTGGCACAGCTTCGCCGGTAGCGGCTTCGGCTTTGTGCTACAGTAGATGGCAAGAAGCCATCACGCAAGCCGAGGTTCAAAATGAACTGGAAAAGGGACGAAGCAACCGAAGCTTGAAAACATGGCTTCATTGGCTTCAGCTACAGTGACCGAAGCCGAAGCAATCGAAGCTGGGCCAAATGCACcctaaatgcagttgaaaaaaataactaattacacagtctaactgattagcacgagatgaatcgtttaaatctaattagacaATGATTGGACATTGTTTGTCAAgcaacaacgaaatatgctacagtaccaaaatccaaaccttttcgcgaactaaacacagccttacaaaactttttacatggatggattgtaaatcgcgagacgaatctaatgagcctacttaatccatgatttgcaacagtgatgttaCATTAACCATttattaattatagattaattaagctcgttagattcgtctcgcgatgtGCAACTCATCtatgtaaaaaaatttgtaaatagacttcatttaatactctaaaatagcaagattccctttaaaaaattttacacctaaacatctaaacacggcagGCCCTGACTTTGGATAGCAAAGgggaacaaaaaaaattctgcCACCACAGAAAACAAGAAAGCTTTGCATATGCATTGCTAGAGATCCAAACACTCTACCACATCTATTTACTTGTCCAGTAAGATGAGGCAAGGTTTGCCTGGGTGGTCTAAATATAAAGATACTCTTAATAagatattttttctaaaaaaaaactactcTTACTAAGAATTGCGTTTCAGGTCCGTGGCATCACTATGCTCTGGTGAGCACACTTCCAATTCCTAGCTACGGTCGAGGAGGCGTCGAGCCACGCACTCTGCCTGCCGGAGCGCtgaaaagagaggactttccTGCTCCTCTGCCTCGCCAATAAAAAATGGACCCTCCCGGCTCGGTGGGTCCCGCTCGCGTTGCCAGCGTCTGAGCTGATGGCAATGATTGTTTCGTTCCCGATCGGGACGCCGCCGCTGgtgatgctgctgctgtcgtCGCGTATGtacagacggcggcggcggcggcgccggccgggggaggaggaggagaccggATTTTTAGGAGAGGGAAAGGCAGCACTGAGCAGCCGTGCATTTACTACGGCTGCTCGAGCTTCACGTGGCtcgctaccgccgccgccgctgctcctgccGTCCTGCACGCACCCCCACCGAGCAGCGGCCATCGACCGACAGAGCCCGGCCGTCGTCAGCCACTGTGCGGCGGACGCTGAGCAGCACGTGGGCGAGAGGAAGGCACACTGTTTCCGAATCTTGCGAGTAAATGgcagccaccgccggccggccccggccGATTGGGTTTCACTTGCCGTCGAGGAAACTgtcgcacgccggcggcgacgcgtgcaGGCCGTGGCCGTAGTCGtggcatgcggcggcggcggcggcggcgctgtggagGTCGTCGCCCTGGTGCGCCGCCCAGCAGGCCGGGCGGAAGGCGCCGGCTCCGGCGCACGAGTCCACCAGCTGCGCcgacgggtcggcggcggcggcggcgtaggagGAGGGGAAcgcggcggggggcggcgccAGCATTGCCGCGGTCGCCTGGTAGCGCGCCTCCGCGTCCAGCTCGGGGTTCATCGTCGCCAGCTTCATCGCCAGGAACTGGCGATCCAAGGCATTCAAAATGCACGCGATCGAgctcagaattttttttttaaaaaaataaattaccaCGAGGAAACGAAGTAAAAAATTCAGCTGATTTTGCTATTACTACTATATAGAGGTAGTAATTAATAAGGTGATTACCTCGACCTGGCGCTGCAGCGACTGGACGTAGTTGATGATCTCGTCCAGCATCAGCGCCTTCCCCGTGATCtgtccgcccgcccgccgcacaTTATACAATTAATTACTAACCAAGTAATTAACTCATCCAAGGTTTACATTAATTAAATCATCATTAGTTAACCCTTCGACGATAACTATAACAAATCAATTTTACAAAggtaagaaatggaaaaaaaattccTAGTTTGACTTTGACCAGCAGCGGTGGCCTGGCGGGCTTGAGCTCACCGCAAGCCAAGCAATAATTGGGCACTAATCCCGCGCCACCACCGGACCCACCCACACCGTGTCCCTCCATTTCATTAATGGCTTTctgattaattaattaattactcAATAAGTATGCTATTACTACCTAGCTAACCAGCGGATTGATTACTAGTATTAATTAGTTCCGGGTTGCTGGACCACGCACAAACCACGGTCAAAGTTTTACTGCGGCCGCCGCAAAACTTTTCATCACTACTCGCACAACAGCCCAAAACTACTGTGCCCAGTGATTAATTAACGAACTGAGTGCCTCAAATCCGGCACAAATTACTCCAAAATCTGAAAAAAGCGTAGTACTACTAGCACTGACATAGTAGATATAATTGCCTTCTCTTTGTGATAACATTGTTTAATTAGCTACTAGTTTCCATGCATGCGATGACAAATGGAGGTTTACATAATGCCCGAGTTTATTAAGAGCATCAGTAATGATGAATCAAATGGAATGCGCGTTCGGACATGACAGAGTACCTTGTTGCTGCCTGGCACGAGGGACTGCAGCATCTTCATCCTCTCGCTGATCCTCTCCCGCCGCACCTACCAACAATGGACGGAGAGAGGCGCAATCAGCAGCTGCGACGAGACGACGACGATGTCGTGATCGATGTGCCGGCCGGCCGCACTTACCCTCTCCGCCAGGCTGTGGCTGTCCGTCGcctgcccccgccgcgcccgcacGTGGATGTAGTCCTTGGCCGGCTCCTTctccgccgcggcgtcggcgtcagCGCCAGCTTTGCCTtcggcgccgcagccgccgacGACCTTGGCCGAAGAGGCGACCTTGCCCTTCCCGGCCGAGGTCTTGCGCTtcttggccggcggcgcgggggggtCCCGCGTTCCGGCGCTGCCGCTGCCCACCGGCGGCCCCGTCTCGGGCCGGCTCGCCTCCGCCTCGTCGGGGCTCCCGGATGCCGGCGTCGCAGCCCCGGCGCCGAGCGACTTGCTGCTGGCGACCCGGGACagcctgccgccggcgccgggcgccTTAagggccgcggcgccggcggggtagCCACAGCAGCCCCGGaatgccggcgacggcgcggcggcgccgcggggcgGGGAGCTGAGCGGCGTGCTGTAGCAGGAGTTGCTGGCGctggcggccgcgccgccgccgcagatgcTGCCGAGGCGCCCGATGAGGTCGCCGATGGCCAcgtcgtcaccgccgccgccgccgttgtgcGCCGGGGACGAGACGAGGGAGCTCAGCGCGGAATCGAAGTGCGCGGCGCCGGAGGAGTCCGGCAGCTGCAGGTCGGCCCACGCCAACCCGAACGCCTGCatcgcggcggcgtcgagctcgagcagccccgccccggcgggcggcgcgtagGAGTAGGAGGCGCCGAAGAAGGGCGCGGCGCCGAGGCCGGACGGGAAGTCGCCGGGGCCGGGGAAGAAGTGCTCGTCGGCCATTGCCACGCGCGGGCGCTCGtcacggcggtggcgcgggcggcaggaggtggaggtggtggtggtgagagGATGGGTGCAAGGCAAGCTGAGGAGGGAGGGGACGAGGTAGTTGACCGTTATATAAGAAAAGAGGCAGGGGAGGGAAGTAACCGTATTGGGTGGGTGGGGCCCACTTAGCCGTGTACGTAGAGGGACCTCTCTCGGTAATAAACAGGAAAAAGACAGCGCCGCTAGTTGCTGTTGCAGTCTCTCTTCTTTTTGAACCAACCAGTGAAATTAAAGCGGATGTGCCAACgagccggtggctcagtggTAGCGCTCGCGGCTGCGAGCCTGCCCGCCAGCGTTCGATTCCGTGATCGCAACGCTGGTGTCGCACCAGGTGACGAGGCCTGTGTGTcggtgtgcatgtgtgtggaggTGTGCGTGTGTTTCAGTATGGCGCGTTCCGAGATTATTCGGGTAGCCTCGTCTATATTGAGTCCGGTTAATATGGGCGCTCAAAATCTTACATGACTACCCAGTGCTCCTgggtgctttcaaaaaaaaaaattaaagcgGATGTCCGTAGAATTTCTTTAGTTCTATGGCCACCGGCCCGACACCTCAGAGCAAGGCTAATGGTCTCCGCCCGCTACTGACTGCAAGAGTGCCAGATGAGCATATATGGTGACTAATATTTTAAATAGCGGTCTGTAGGAATTAGCGGCAGGGTTCTCAAAATGCTATTAGCgtcgctatagcccgctataatGCGCAATTTTGTACTGCAGTGAGTGATCATAGCGGTAGCTCTGCGAAAATCGCTATAGTGCTGCTATAGCCCGCAATTTAAAACACTGATGGTGACAAACCCCACTAGCATTTATTGCACAGCAGTGAGAGCAGCAGGTCTTTGCGCTTCGCGGGCCACCGACTCCATTCTCTCCCCtgcttttctctctcttccacACAGAATCTCGCCAGCTCTTCACCCACTCATAATATTTGCTCTCAAATGTTCATCATCCAGATGAAGCTGGACGGCTAATGGCCTAGACTTGTTCTACTTGACATTGCCATTGCACCAGATGAGACAAGGAGCCCGTAAATACTTCTAGTTCATTGACATTGGGGGCTTAAAAGTCAAATAATCCTTATAAGAACAATGCCCTGATAAATAATTTTCCGGACGTGTATCTTATGATGGCACATTTTGTCATGTCCACCTAGCCTTAGCCTCAACATTTCACTCTGGTCCAAATTTGCaagtcaaaattttattttcaataTCCTAAATAAATTGCAATTCTGACTTGGGGGTGGGGGTCTACACTACTACACTATCTTTAATCGAGACGGTCAAAACAGGTTAACCGAGACGGTTATTGCAACCACCTCGGACGTAAGGCCTTGGTTAATCGTGGCCTTTACCGAGGCGgggaccgcctcggttaatatgtATTAACAGAGGTGGTTTCTCTAATATAACCGTCTCGTTTAATAGATATTAACCGAAGCGGTCCTTCTTTACGCGCCCACCTAGGATAAGAttttacaaaataaaaaaaagtttaattcatttcaaatttaaatctgaaaataaatttgaaaGCACAAACAAATATAAAAACACGTGTATGGAGGATAAACACATATATATTAGATCCATGATATCACACATTGAGTTAATATATTAATTAATTACATTCATGCATGTATCACACATTGAGTTCACAAAATTATCGCATCAAATCAACTACTCGAAGAGGTCCGGCAACTTGTAGTCATTCATGTCGAGGTCAGTTCTCCAATTGCGTAGCTTCACATACTTCTTCTCTGTGGCTAGCTCGCCTTCGTCATTGAATAATTTTCCATGAACATAACAACATTCGTCAGTGACAACCTTACAGATGTCGGATATTTGAGTGATGACTGAATTGTCCATCCTTGTCCTTTTCCATCATCGTACAGATCTTTTGAGCTGCCGTTAGCTTCAGTTGTAAGCTTCGTAGACCCTAAAGTACGTGCAAGCATAGTATCCACACAAGACATTGTCTTCAGGCGCACTACATGCATGTAACATATAGTCATTAGGacacatatagatagcatgcATAATGTATAGTAGCACATACGATTCTCCATACGTGTCGGGAAGTCTCGCCTCACGCGCAATTTTGTGCCATTTTTTTCTTAGACTCGGACCTCCGATCATAGCAATCTGGGTCTTCCACGTATTTCTTGTAAGCGTTGTATGCCAACCATTAGTGTCAACAACAGATTTGATACATATTTCGAGTGCATAAATGAATGTCCTCTTTCATTCACCGACGAGGTCATCGTCGACGAGTTTCGCTCAGATGCACCGGTGACGCTCGTATCTCCTTCGCCGTAAAACTTCTAGACGGTGTAGTTCTTGACAAAACCATATCAGATCAAGTGAGATTGCACCACACTATCTTCTTGGTCCAGTTTGTTATGGCACCTATTGCATGGACAGATGGTGTGCTCCCGATCCAGGACAGATGGTGTGCTCCCGATCCAGACTCTCACGATGCTATTTTGCAGCGGCAATAATCTTTCGCACATATTGTAGAAATGTCAGATCGTTGCTAGCACTCAGTATCTTGTACATCCACTCTGCCATGTCCATAGACAAGACCTTGCACAAAGCGAGAAACTAGAGTCAGATAAACAGACATAGAATCGGATCCGATTTTCTCTCTCCCCatttagatctagatctagatctgGACCAAAATCAACCAAAAAGAGAGCACAAAGCGAGAAACTAGAGTCAGATAAGCAGATCTAAAACTGAATCtaattttctctctcctccatttagatctagatctagatctgaACCGAAAGCACTAAAAT
This sequence is a window from Panicum virgatum strain AP13 chromosome 7K, P.virgatum_v5, whole genome shotgun sequence. Protein-coding genes within it:
- the LOC120640615 gene encoding transcription factor bHLH62-like — translated: MADEHFFPGPGDFPSGLGAAPFFGASYSYAPPAGAGLLELDAAAMQAFGLAWADLQLPDSSGAAHFDSALSSLVSSPAHNGGGGGDDVAIGDLIGRLGSICGGGAAASASNSCYSTPLSSPPRGAAAPSPAFRGCCGYPAGAAALKAPGAGGRLSRVASSKSLGAGAATPASGSPDEAEASRPETGPPVGSGSAGTRDPPAPPAKKRKTSAGKGKVASSAKVVGGCGAEGKAGADADAAAEKEPAKDYIHVRARRGQATDSHSLAERVRRERISERMKMLQSLVPGSNKITGKALMLDEIINYVQSLQRQVEFLAMKLATMNPELDAEARYQATAAMLAPPPAAFPSSYAAAAADPSAQLVDSCAGAGAFRPACWAAHQGDDLHSAAAAAAACHDYGHGLHASPPACDSFLDGK